A region of Bombyx mori chromosome 13, ASM3026992v2 DNA encodes the following proteins:
- the ae19 gene encoding alpha-esterase 19 isoform 2 precursor (isoform 2 precursor is encoded by transcript variant 2), with the protein MAVTFPIVILTLTLINNIDAISRIDPLVETKVGLIKGLRSDNNDFSLFLGVPYAKVNRSNPFGVSIPYPSFLDTFEAFQESPRCPQASTSSNQSLDCLSLNIYVPTNATSQNKLPVMVWIHGGAFSSGSGSRDSAGPEFLIRYDVILVTVYYRLGPYGFMCLDHPEVAGNQGLKDQLMALRWINENIEAFGGDANKITIFGESAGGHSVELHLLSQAEILYNRVILQSGSAEARTVLIEPDKSAPLKIADRLGHTTDNIEEALTFLSSASTESVITAASSLGIEFKPCAENPFEQVDSFITKRWANAKIPKVANIPVLIGFNDHELMITHVLGDAQHFASLDIFTTYLNKTFNFDSDTLEEMTQYVRQFYIGDDPITEEKSDPTPETTELLPIKWDPITKDSYNYLKIDSVLTLGNRPYKERMTLWDLFYKLNEKKQKYYDESNEDSF; encoded by the exons ATGGCAGTTACATTCCCAATAGTGATTTTAACGTTGACGCTAATAAATAACATTGACGCTATATCTAGGATCGATCCTTTGGTCGAAACTAAAGTCGGATTGATCAAAGGATTAAGATCGGATAATAatgatttttctttatttttgggTGTACCATACGCGAAAGTAAACAGGAGTAATCCATTtggg GTGTCCATCCCATACCCAAGTTTCCTAGACACATTTGAAGCCTTCCAAGAATCCCCAAGATGCCCACAAGCGAGCACATCATCAAACCAATCTTTGGACTGCCTCAGCCTTAACATTTACGTGCCCACAAACGCAACGTCTCAGAATAAATTACCCGTTATGGTTTGGATTCATGGTGGTGCATTTTCAAGTGGGTCCGGCAGCAGGGACAGTGCTGGCCCCGAGTTTCTCATCAGATATGATGTTATACTTGTTACGGTGTATTATCGTCTTGGGCCTTATGGTTTTATGTGCCTGGATCATCCAGAGGTGGCAGGCAATCAAGGTCTGAAGGACCAATTAATGGCTTTAAGATGGATTAATGAAAACATTGAAGCCTTCGGAGGGgacgctaataaaataacaatatttggcGAAAGTGCAGGTGGACATTCCGTGGAGCTACATTTACTATCTCAAGCCGAAATTTTGTACAACAGAGTGATTTTACAAAGCGGTAGCGCTGAAGCGCGAACGGTACTGATCGAACCTGATAAATCTGCTCCATTGAAAATTGCCGATCGCCTGGGTCATACAACTGACAATATTGAAGAGGCACTAACATTTTTGTCATCAGCTAGCACAGAATCAGTAATTACAGCGGCATCAAGTCTAGGTATCGAGTTTAAGCCTTGTGCTGAAAATCCGTTTGAACAAGTTGATTCTTTCATAACAAAACGTTGGGCAAATGCAAAAATACCAAAGGTAGCCAACATACCTGTGCTGATAGGTTTTAATGATCATGAATTAATGATAACGCATGTGCTTGGCGATGCCCAGCATTTTGCGTCTTTGGACATTTTCACCACATACTTAAACAAAACCTTTAACTTCGATAGCGACACTTTGGAGGAAATGACTCAGTACGTTCGGCAATTTTACATCGGAGATGATCCGATTACTGAAGAAAAAAG CGACCCCACTCCAGAAACCACTGAGCTATTACCAATCAAATGGGATCCAATAACGAAGGACAGCTATAACTATTTGAAAATTGATTCGGTGCTTACTTTAGGCAATCGACCTTACAAAGAAAGGATGACTCTATGGGATTTATTCTACAAACTGaatgaaaagaaacaaaagtacTACGATGAGAGCAACGAAGattctttttaa
- the ae19 gene encoding alpha-esterase 19 isoform 1 precursor (isoform 1 precursor is encoded by transcript variant 1; The RefSeq protein has 2 substitutions compared to this genomic sequence), whose translation MAVTFPIVILTLTLINNIDAISRIDPSVETKVGLIKGLRSDNNDFSLFLGVPYAKVNRSNPFGVSIPYPSFLDTFEAFQESPRCPQASTSSNQSLDCLSLNIYVPTNATSQNKLPVMVWIHGGAFSSGSGSRDSAGPEFLIRYDVILVTVYYRLGPYGFMCLDHPEVAGNQGLKDQLMALRWINENIEAFGGDANKITIFGESAGGHSVELHLLSQAEILYNRVILQSGSAEARTVLIEPDKSAPLKIADRLGHTTDNIEEALTFLSSASTESVITAASSLGIEFKPCAENPFEQVDSFITKRWANAKIPKVANIPVLIGFNDHELMITHVLGDAQHFASLDIFTTYLNKTFNFDSDTLEEMTQYVRQFYIGDDPITEEKRWEIINYDSDFVYIHPIQRTINKFIEGHARNIYYYMFSYDGGRNLVKVSRGINAPGVAHADELGYIFSIKSLSNKTSPEDQLMVDRMTTMWTNFAKFGDPTPETTGLLPIKWDPITKDSYNYLKIDSVLTLGNRPYKERMTLWDLFYKLNEKKQKYYDESNEDSF comes from the exons ATGGCAGTTACATTCCCAATAGTGATTTTAACGTTGACGCTAATAAATAACATTGACGCTATATCTAGGATCGATCCTTTGGTCGAAACTAAAGTCGGATTGATCAAAGGATTAAGATCGGATAATAatgatttttctttatttttgggTGTACCATACGCGAAAGTAAACAGGAGTAATCCATTtggg GTGTCCATCCCATACCCAAGTTTCCTAGACACATTTGAAGCCTTCCAAGAATCCCCAAGATGCCCACAAGCGAGCACATCATCAAACCAATCTTTGGACTGCCTCAGCCTTAACATTTACGTGCCCACAAACGCAACGTCTCAGAATAAATTACCCGTTATGGTTTGGATTCATGGTGGTGCATTTTCAAGTGGGTCCGGCAGCAGGGACAGTGCTGGCCCCGAGTTTCTCATCAGATATGATGTTATACTTGTTACGGTGTATTATCGTCTTGGGCCTTATGGTTTTATGTGCCTGGATCATCCAGAGGTGGCAGGCAATCAAGGTCTGAAGGACCAATTAATGGCTTTAAGATGGATTAATGAAAACATTGAAGCCTTCGGAGGGgacgctaataaaataacaatatttggcGAAAGTGCAGGTGGACATTCCGTGGAGCTACATTTACTATCTCAAGCCGAAATTTTGTACAACAGAGTGATTTTACAAAGCGGTAGCGCTGAAGCGCGAACGGTACTGATCGAACCTGATAAATCTGCTCCATTGAAAATTGCCGATCGCCTGGGTCATACAACTGACAATATTGAAGAGGCACTAACATTTTTGTCATCAGCTAGCACAGAATCAGTAATTACAGCGGCATCAAGTCTAGGTATCGAGTTTAAGCCTTGTGCTGAAAATCCGTTTGAACAAGTTGATTCTTTCATAACAAAACGTTGGGCAAATGCAAAAATACCAAAGGTAGCCAACATACCTGTGCTGATAGGTTTTAATGATCATGAATTAATGATAACGCATGTGCTTGGCGATGCCCAGCATTTTGCGTCTTTGGACATTTTCACCACATACTTAAACAAAACCTTTAACTTCGATAGCGACACTTTGGAGGAAATGACTCAGTACGTTCGGCAATTTTACATCGGAGATGATCCGATTACTGAAGAAAAAAGGTGGGAGATAATTAATTATGATTCAGATTTTGTTTACATTCATCCCATTCAAAGGACtatcaataaatttattgaagGACATGCTCGTAATATTTACTATTACATGTTCTCTTATGACGGTGGGAGGAATTTGGTAAAAGTGAGTCGTGGTATTAATGCACCTGGGGTTGCACATGCTGATGAGCTTggatatatattttctattaagAGTTTATCTAATAAGACCAGCCCTGAAGATCAGCTTATGGTTGATCGAATGACCACAATGTGGACAAACTTCGCCAAATTCGG CGACCCCACTCCAGAAACCACTGAGCTATTACCAATCAAATGGGATCCAATAACGAAGGACAGCTATAACTATTTGAAAATTGATTCGGTGCTTACTTTAGGCAATCGACCTTACAAAGAAAGGATGACTCTATGGGATTTATTCTACAAACTGaatgaaaagaaacaaaagtacTACGATGAGAGCAACGAAGattctttttaa
- the Care-11 gene encoding carboxylesterase CarE-11 precursor (The RefSeq protein has 1 substitution compared to this genomic sequence), which translates to MISVVAIVFHALVLKQFAQAITRIDPLVDTKVGLIRGLTSEDGSYSMFMGIPYANVNYSNPFGDAIPHTKFQDTFEAYDDGAICPQLYMFNEAVLGNLDCLHLNIYVPSTATSKKPLPIMVWIHGGSFRRGFAGRYMYDPKFLVKHNVISVNINYRLGPYGFMCLDHPSVPGNQGLKDQTLALRWIKDNIEAFGGDPNEITVFGESAGGHSVDFHLLSNNEVLFHRAIIQSGSTEAGTVLIEPDIEAPIKLADYLGYQTSEIEEALNFLIAADTDLVIGAALDLNIMFKPCAENEFDGVNGFITKHWVNTEVPKVRKMPVLIGFNENELLINHVNKGNEHFTTLDIFRTYLEQTFTFTNEELDDMSQLVKNFYLGDNPISEDEKWNIIYYDSDFTYIHPIQRTINKFLKNGAGDIFYYMFAYDGGRNAFKIANGVNATGVSHFDELGYLFNMEYITGEITPEDKTMIDRMTTMWTNFAKYSNPTPETSELLPIKWEPVTKQKLNYLKIDAELSLGNRPLNHRMAFWDLFYKMNEEKQTYLEK; encoded by the exons ATGATTTCCGTTGTTGCAATCGTTTTTCACGCTCTAGTTCTAAAACAATTTGCACAAGCAATTACTAGGATTGATCCTTTAGTGGATACTAAAGTTGGTTTAATTAGAGGCTTAACTTCCGAGGATGGAAGTTATTCTATGTTTATGGGTATACCATATGCGAACGTGAATTATAGCAATCCATTCGGT GATGCTATTCCACATACGAAATTTCAAGACACCTTCGAAGCCTACGACGATGGAGCTATATGTCCTCAATTATACATGTTCAATGAAACTGTACTTGGAAATCTGGACTGCCTGCATCTCAACATCTATGTACCATCAACAGCCACATCAAAAAAGCCATTACCTATCATGGTTTGGATCCACGGGGGATCTTTCAGAAGAGGATTTGCTGGTAGATACATGTATGATCCGAAATTCCTTGTGAAGCATAACGTGATTTCTGTAAACATCAATTACAGATTGGGTCCTTATGGATTTATGTGTCTGGATCATCCTAGTGTTCCCGGGAATCAGGGTCTGAAAGATCAAACGTTAGCTTTAAGATGGATAAAAGATAATATTGAAGCTTTTGGTGGGGACCCCAATGAAATTACAGTATTCGGTGAAAGTGCTGGAGGCCATTCTGTAGATTTTCATTTGCTGTCCAACAATGAAGTGTTATTCCATCGTGCTATTATACAAAGTGGTAGTACTGAAGCTGGGACGGTACTAATAGAACCTGATATAGAAGCTCCAATTAAATTAGCAGATTATCTTGGTTATCAAACATCTGAAATAGAAGAAGCTTTAAATTTCCTCATTGCTGCTGATACAGATTTAGTTATTGGGGCTGCTTTAGATCTTAACATTATGTTCAAGCCATGTGCCGAAAATGAATTTGATGGTGTCAACGGATTTATTACAAAACATTGGGTCAACACTGAAGTGCCTAAAGTAAGAAAAATGCCAGTGCTAATAGgttttaatgaaaatgaattattaattaatcatgTAAACAAAGGCAATGAGCACTTCACAACATTGGACATTTTTAGGACTTACTTGGAACAAACATTCACATTTACGAACGAAGAACTAGACGACATGTCACAATTAgtgaaaaacttttatttaggAGATAACCCTATTAGTGAAGATGAGAAATGGAATATCATATATTATGACTCTGATTTTACTTACATACATCCTATACAGAGGACAATTAACAAATTCTTGAAAAATGGCGCAGGTGATATTTTCTATTACATGTTTGCCTATGATGGTGGAAGAAACGCTTTCAAAATTGCTAATGGCGTAAATGCTACAGGTGTCTCACATTTTGACGAACTAGGATATCTATTTAACATGGAATATATTACAGGGGAAATAACCCCTGAAGATAAAACCATGATTGATAGAATGACTACAATGTGGACTAATTTCGCAAAATATAG CAACCCAACTCCAGAAACTTCAGAGCTGCTACCAATAAAATGGGAACctgttacaaaacaaaaattgaacTACTTAAAAATAGACGCAGAGTTAAGTCTTGGGAACAGACCGCTGAATCACAGAATGGCGTTTTGGGATCTGTTCTATAAAATGAATGAGGAAAAGCAGACCTATTTAGAAAAATAG